The Antarcticibacterium sp. 1MA-6-2 genome has a window encoding:
- a CDS encoding DUF2007 domain-containing protein yields the protein MEEAFSTVARFQYSSEAQIFKGRLEAEGIKVFLGDQWTIDTDPLVSNAIGGIKLKVYSRDEAEAVKILNSVNKYSLTDEGEAMHCPACGSKQVQYYTNVKGVKSFFFFIISFLITALPIYTRRDYHCENCGNRFNTKLCHILLQVLGLMLVKL from the coding sequence ATGGAAGAAGCTTTTAGTACCGTCGCCAGATTTCAATATTCATCTGAGGCACAAATCTTTAAAGGAAGACTGGAAGCCGAGGGAATTAAAGTTTTTCTGGGAGATCAATGGACAATAGACACAGATCCTCTGGTGAGCAATGCCATTGGTGGAATAAAATTGAAGGTCTATTCCAGGGACGAGGCAGAAGCAGTAAAAATTCTAAATTCTGTAAATAAATATTCTTTAACAGATGAAGGTGAAGCCATGCATTGTCCTGCCTGCGGAAGTAAGCAGGTACAGTATTACACTAATGTAAAAGGCGTGAAATCCTTCTTCTTTTTTATCATATCCTTTTTAATAACTGCTTTGCCAATCTACACTCGTCGGGATTACCACTGTGAAAACTGCGGAAATAGATTTAATACAAAATTATGCCATATTTTATTACAGGTATTGGGACTGATGTTGGTAAAACTATAG
- the mnhG gene encoding monovalent cation/H(+) antiporter subunit G — protein MITDIVVGVMAFLGTVFVFLAAVGLIRMPDTYLRLAVTTKAATLGVGLLLIAGAIHAYDLASTAKVLAIILFVLLTAPISAHLIGRTSYFAGVKLWKGSVMDELKGQYDPNTQKLSSGSEEVETKTPAAKD, from the coding sequence ATGATAACAGATATAGTTGTAGGAGTAATGGCATTCCTTGGAACAGTTTTCGTCTTCCTTGCCGCAGTAGGATTAATACGAATGCCCGATACTTACTTGAGACTGGCAGTGACCACAAAAGCAGCAACCCTGGGAGTGGGCTTATTACTCATTGCTGGTGCAATACATGCCTATGACCTTGCCAGCACAGCTAAGGTGCTTGCGATTATTCTTTTCGTTCTTCTTACTGCACCTATAAGTGCCCACCTCATTGGTCGTACTTCTTACTTCGCGGGGGTGAAACTTTGGAAAGGTTCTGTTATGGATGAGCTTAAAGGACAATATGATCCTAATACTCAAAAATTGAGCAGCGGAAGTGAAGAAGTTGAAACTAAAACACCTGCAGCAAAAGACTAA
- a CDS encoding monovalent cation/H+ antiporter complex subunit F: protein MDVALILALIAFLGTVAFTYYIQQKNK, encoded by the coding sequence ATGGATGTAGCTCTCATTTTAGCCTTAATTGCCTTTTTAGGAACAGTAGCGTTTACATATTATATTCAGCAAAAAAATAAATAG
- a CDS encoding Na+/H+ antiporter subunit E, with product MKNRFLTNLLLTFIWLALTGNFTYSNFLFGFLLSYFILTVITRGTRKARYFRLLPKVIGFIFYFLWELLKANFQVAYEVMTPGYHMTPAIIKYPLKVQSDLQITFLANLITLTPGTLTLDVSDDKKVMYIHTMYLKDRESFINGIKNGFEKRILEIVR from the coding sequence ATGAAAAACAGGTTTTTAACAAATTTATTATTAACCTTTATCTGGCTGGCTCTTACCGGGAACTTTACCTATTCCAACTTTTTGTTTGGCTTCCTTTTAAGTTATTTTATTCTTACGGTTATTACCAGGGGTACCAGGAAAGCCCGCTATTTTAGATTGCTTCCCAAAGTAATTGGTTTTATTTTTTATTTTTTGTGGGAGCTTTTAAAAGCCAATTTCCAGGTGGCTTATGAAGTAATGACACCTGGATATCATATGACTCCGGCAATTATAAAATATCCTTTAAAAGTGCAATCTGACCTTCAAATTACATTTTTGGCTAACCTTATTACCCTTACCCCCGGTACTTTGACTTTAGATGTTTCAGATGATAAGAAGGTCATGTACATTCACACGATGTATTTGAAGGATAGGGAGAGCTTCATTAACGGAATTAAGAACGGCTTTGAAAAGCGAATTTTGGAGATAGTAAGATGA
- a CDS encoding Na+/H+ antiporter subunit C, which produces MEIVLAILIGVLYAAGIYMILRRSLVKLILGIIILGNGANLLIFLLGRITKGSPPLIPGDLKVFEDAYADPIPQALILTAIVISFGLQSFAIILIKRAYKVVKTDDLDEMNAIDQDS; this is translated from the coding sequence ATGGAAATTGTCTTAGCTATATTAATTGGTGTTCTTTATGCCGCAGGGATCTATATGATCCTTCGGCGTAGCCTTGTGAAATTGATCCTGGGGATCATCATACTGGGCAATGGCGCCAATCTTCTTATTTTTTTATTGGGAAGGATTACCAAAGGAAGTCCGCCTTTAATTCCCGGAGATCTTAAAGTTTTTGAAGATGCCTATGCCGATCCTATTCCACAGGCGCTGATTTTAACAGCTATCGTAATAAGTTTTGGTTTACAATCTTTTGCAATAATCCTTATAAAAAGAGCATACAAAGTGGTAAAAACCGACGATTTGGATGAAATGAACGCAATAGACCAGGATTCATGA
- a CDS encoding MgtC/SapB family protein, which produces MILIGLEREFRGKDAGLKTNALVALGSCVFVLISLTFRGEDYVDTTRVLGQIITGIGFIGAGTILQERGKIEGLTSAATIWCSAAAGCLAALDFFVELAIVLGLVLFINFILTIIENNLIRKREKKEHKENAYFKKP; this is translated from the coding sequence GTGATACTTATTGGCCTGGAACGGGAATTTAGAGGAAAGGATGCAGGGCTCAAAACAAACGCTCTTGTAGCACTTGGCTCCTGTGTTTTTGTTCTTATATCTCTTACGTTTCGAGGTGAAGATTATGTAGACACCACCCGGGTATTAGGTCAAATTATTACAGGAATAGGATTTATAGGTGCAGGAACAATTTTACAGGAAAGAGGAAAAATTGAAGGCCTTACCAGTGCAGCGACCATTTGGTGTAGTGCAGCAGCAGGATGTCTTGCGGCCCTTGATTTTTTTGTAGAACTAGCCATTGTCCTGGGGCTCGTACTGTTTATCAATTTCATTTTAACCATTATCGAAAATAACCTAATTCGAAAACGGGAGAAAAAGGAACATAAAGAAAATGCTTACTTTAAAAAGCCTTAG
- a CDS encoding 8-amino-7-oxononanoate synthase, with protein MKLPSKLGKRLEKRKKDNSFRRLPGKSQLIDFYSNDYLGLAVSENICRKAAALLEKENLAGNGATGSRLLSGNNKLYNLAEDLIASFHASEAALVFNSGYDANIGFFSAVPQRGDLVLYDELVHASIRDGISMSPAKAYKFRHNDHLHIIELLKRYDSHSEDAAVFIVTESVFSMDGDKARLKDLAQLCKENNCYLIVDEAHATGVFGQNGNGLVQELQLEEIIFARIYTFGKALGCHGAAVLGSRNLKDYLVNFARSFIYTTGLPPHSLATILAVYKELESASNVGKEIARLKTNIEHFKKCTLSNGLNDYFIESHSAIHSCVIPGNERVKFIAKELAAEGFEVKPILSPTVPQGKERLRFCIHSYNSFSEVEQVLTHLAIFIKQ; from the coding sequence ATGAAGTTACCATCAAAGTTAGGCAAAAGGCTGGAGAAAAGAAAAAAGGACAATTCTTTTCGGCGACTACCCGGAAAAAGCCAGTTAATAGACTTTTACTCTAATGATTATTTGGGTCTTGCTGTTTCTGAAAATATTTGCAGGAAAGCAGCTGCTCTTCTAGAAAAAGAGAACTTGGCTGGAAACGGTGCTACAGGCTCCCGATTACTATCCGGTAATAACAAGCTCTACAATTTAGCAGAAGATTTAATCGCTTCCTTTCACGCCTCTGAAGCAGCCCTGGTTTTTAATTCAGGTTATGATGCCAATATCGGTTTTTTTTCTGCTGTACCGCAAAGAGGTGATCTTGTTTTATATGACGAGCTGGTGCACGCATCAATAAGAGACGGAATTTCTATGAGTCCTGCCAAAGCCTACAAATTCAGGCACAATGATCATCTGCATATAATAGAGCTACTAAAACGGTATGACTCGCATAGTGAGGATGCTGCTGTATTTATTGTAACAGAGTCTGTTTTCTCAATGGATGGGGATAAAGCTAGATTGAAAGACCTTGCGCAACTGTGTAAAGAGAACAACTGTTATCTTATAGTAGACGAGGCTCATGCCACGGGAGTCTTTGGGCAAAATGGGAATGGTCTTGTACAGGAGCTCCAATTGGAAGAAATTATTTTTGCACGTATCTATACTTTTGGAAAGGCTTTAGGCTGTCATGGAGCAGCAGTATTAGGAAGCCGGAATTTAAAAGATTACCTGGTAAATTTTGCCCGGAGTTTTATCTATACTACAGGTTTGCCGCCGCATTCACTGGCTACAATTTTAGCTGTTTACAAAGAATTAGAAAGTGCCTCAAATGTTGGTAAAGAAATTGCCCGACTAAAAACCAATATTGAACATTTTAAAAAATGCACTTTATCCAATGGACTTAACGATTATTTCATCGAGAGTCATTCTGCCATCCACAGCTGTGTTATTCCGGGAAATGAGCGGGTTAAATTTATTGCGAAAGAATTGGCAGCTGAAGGATTTGAAGTGAAACCTATTCTGTCTCCAACTGTTCCGCAGGGTAAGGAACGACTGAGATTTTGTATTCATAGTTATAATTCATTTTCTGAAGTTGAGCAGGTCTTAACCCATTTAGCTATCTTTATAAAGCAGTAG
- a CDS encoding monovalent cation/H+ antiporter complex subunit F: protein MTLFDFIEYFVLPVLSLSVVLIFYRFIKGPNMVDRVIALDLIVTTGIGFISAYSILYNQLRH, encoded by the coding sequence ATGACATTATTTGATTTCATAGAATATTTTGTTCTTCCGGTACTTTCACTGTCGGTAGTGTTGATCTTTTATAGATTTATAAAAGGTCCAAACATGGTAGACAGGGTAATTGCTTTAGACCTAATAGTCACTACCGGGATAGGTTTTATAAGTGCGTATAGTATTTTATACAATCAGCTTAGGCATTAA